A single genomic interval of Lathyrus oleraceus cultivar Zhongwan6 chromosome 7, CAAS_Psat_ZW6_1.0, whole genome shotgun sequence harbors:
- the LOC127105428 gene encoding uncharacterized protein LOC127105428 isoform X1 yields the protein MNLALPLNLFTELGCGFVLFTCLYRFLKFLGMVLMLGFFFKILHLGWRFKGALRFLCDFGGMPRIRLCLENIIWEVSKPEVPSFENGSDPNATKKSSNIAGEKVKDSSENGSDNEWEVRDMDEVFDVNTLRKLIKIQRNKANAAFTELDHERTAASSSAHEAMSMILRLQNEKSSAEIEANQFRRMAEQRLEYDDEVIDSLHWAITRHESHRSVLEEQLRVYKEELYQHIEEDEIEQLEASLSRGKIFENEAVDSRIEQHETNVSRGKSFENEAVDSGTEQRETNVSRGKSFENEAVDSGIEQHETNVTRGKRFENEAVDSGIEQHETNVTRGKSFENEAVDSGIEQLEAEVIRDKSFENEAVDSGIEQLEAEVIRGKSSENEAVDSGIEQLEAGVNRDKSFENEALDSGMVQLESQVSRAKSFENEAVDSGMEQLEANVSRGRSFENEAVDSVVSTSETGSQALKNDYKQPRQTETRP from the exons ATGAATCTCGCTCTCCCTTTAAATCTTTTTACCGAACTCGGATGTGGCTTCGTGCTTTTCACATGTCTCTATCGCTTTCTCAAATTTCTCGGCATGGTTTTGATGCTTGGTTTCTTTTTCAAGATTCTACACTTGGGTTGGCGTTTTAAGGGTGCACTGCGTTTCCTCTGTGATTTTGGAGGCATGCCCAGAATTCGTCTATGTTTGGAGAACATAATTTGGGAAGTTTCTAAGCCAGAGGTTCCATCTTTCGAAAATGGGTCCGACCCAAATGCGACCAAGAAGAGCTCTAATATTGCCGGAGAGAAAGTGAAAGATAGTTCGGAGAATGGGTCGGATAATGAATGGGAGGTTCGAGATATGGACGAGGTGTTTGATGTAAATACTCTGAGAAAGTTGATAAAGATTCAGCGCAACAAAGCCAATGCTGCTTTTACGGAGCTTGACCACGAACGAACAGCTGCTTCTTCATCGGCACATGAGGCAATGTCGATGATTCTCCGGCTTCAGAACGAGAAGAGCTCGGCTGAAATTGAAGCCAATCAATTCCGCAGAATGGCTGAGCAGAGATTAGAGTATGATGATGAAGTGATTGATTCTTTGCATTGGGCGATCACACGGCATGAATCTCATAGGAGTGTGTTGGAAGAGCAGTTGAGGGTTTATAAAGAAGAGCTCTATCAACATATTGAGGAGGATGAGATAGAACAACTTGAAGCCAGTCTTAGTAGGGGTAAGATATTTGAGAATGAAGCTGTTGATTCCCGGATAGAACAACATGAAACCAATGTTAGTAGGGGTAAGAGTTTTGAGAATGAAGCGGTTGATTCGGGGACAGAACAACGTGAAACCAATGTTAGTAGGGGTAAGAGTTTTGAGAATGAAGCGGTTGATTCGGGGATAGAACAACATGAAACCAATGTTACTAGGGGTAAGAGATTTGAGAATGAAGCGGTTGATTCGGGGATAGAACAACATGAAACCAATGTTACTAGGGGTAAGAGTTTTGAGAATGAAGCGGTTGATTCCGGGATAGAACAACTTGAAGCCGAAGTTATTAGGGATAAGAGTTTTGAGAATGAAGCGGTTGATTCCGGGATAGAACAACTTGAAGCCGAAGTTATTAGGGGTAAGAGTTCTGAGAATGAAGCTGTTGATTCGGGGATAGAACAACTTGAAGCCGGAGTTAATAGGGATAAGAGTTTTGAGAACGAAGCTCTTGATTCTGGGATGGTACAACTTGAATCCCAAGTTAGTAGGGCTAAGAGTTTTGAGAATGAAGCTGTTGATTCCGGGATGGAACAACTTGAAGCCAATGTTAGTAGGGGTAGGAGTTTTGAGAATGAAGCAGTTGATTCTGTAGTTAGCACTTCTGAAACCGGATCACAGGCCTT GAAAAATGACTATAAACAACCACGACAGACGGAGACTCGGCCGTGA
- the LOC127105428 gene encoding uncharacterized protein LOC127105428 isoform X2 — translation MNLALPLNLFTELGCGFVLFTCLYRFLKFLGMVLMLGFFFKILHLGWRFKGALRFLCDFGGMPRIRLCLENIIWEVSKPEVPSFENGSDPNATKKSSNIAGEKVKDSSENGSDNEWEVRDMDEVFDVNTLRKLIKIQRNKANAAFTELDHERTAASSSAHEAMSMILRLQNEKSSAEIEANQFRRMAEQRLEYDDEVIDSLHWAITRHESHRSVLEEQLRVYKEELYQHIEEDEIEQLEASLSRGKIFENEAVDSRIEQHETNVSRGKSFENEAVDSGTEQRETNVSRGKSFENEAVDSGIEQHETNVTRGKRFENEAVDSGIEQHETNVTRGKSFENEAVDSGIEQLEAEVIRDKSFENEAVDSGIEQLEAEVIRGKSSENEAVDSGIEQLEAGVNRDKSFENEALDSGMVQLESQVSRAKSFENEAVDSGMEQLEANVSRGRSFENEAVDSVVSTSETGSQALKSATS, via the exons ATGAATCTCGCTCTCCCTTTAAATCTTTTTACCGAACTCGGATGTGGCTTCGTGCTTTTCACATGTCTCTATCGCTTTCTCAAATTTCTCGGCATGGTTTTGATGCTTGGTTTCTTTTTCAAGATTCTACACTTGGGTTGGCGTTTTAAGGGTGCACTGCGTTTCCTCTGTGATTTTGGAGGCATGCCCAGAATTCGTCTATGTTTGGAGAACATAATTTGGGAAGTTTCTAAGCCAGAGGTTCCATCTTTCGAAAATGGGTCCGACCCAAATGCGACCAAGAAGAGCTCTAATATTGCCGGAGAGAAAGTGAAAGATAGTTCGGAGAATGGGTCGGATAATGAATGGGAGGTTCGAGATATGGACGAGGTGTTTGATGTAAATACTCTGAGAAAGTTGATAAAGATTCAGCGCAACAAAGCCAATGCTGCTTTTACGGAGCTTGACCACGAACGAACAGCTGCTTCTTCATCGGCACATGAGGCAATGTCGATGATTCTCCGGCTTCAGAACGAGAAGAGCTCGGCTGAAATTGAAGCCAATCAATTCCGCAGAATGGCTGAGCAGAGATTAGAGTATGATGATGAAGTGATTGATTCTTTGCATTGGGCGATCACACGGCATGAATCTCATAGGAGTGTGTTGGAAGAGCAGTTGAGGGTTTATAAAGAAGAGCTCTATCAACATATTGAGGAGGATGAGATAGAACAACTTGAAGCCAGTCTTAGTAGGGGTAAGATATTTGAGAATGAAGCTGTTGATTCCCGGATAGAACAACATGAAACCAATGTTAGTAGGGGTAAGAGTTTTGAGAATGAAGCGGTTGATTCGGGGACAGAACAACGTGAAACCAATGTTAGTAGGGGTAAGAGTTTTGAGAATGAAGCGGTTGATTCGGGGATAGAACAACATGAAACCAATGTTACTAGGGGTAAGAGATTTGAGAATGAAGCGGTTGATTCGGGGATAGAACAACATGAAACCAATGTTACTAGGGGTAAGAGTTTTGAGAATGAAGCGGTTGATTCCGGGATAGAACAACTTGAAGCCGAAGTTATTAGGGATAAGAGTTTTGAGAATGAAGCGGTTGATTCCGGGATAGAACAACTTGAAGCCGAAGTTATTAGGGGTAAGAGTTCTGAGAATGAAGCTGTTGATTCGGGGATAGAACAACTTGAAGCCGGAGTTAATAGGGATAAGAGTTTTGAGAACGAAGCTCTTGATTCTGGGATGGTACAACTTGAATCCCAAGTTAGTAGGGCTAAGAGTTTTGAGAATGAAGCTGTTGATTCCGGGATGGAACAACTTGAAGCCAATGTTAGTAGGGGTAGGAGTTTTGAGAATGAAGCAGTTGATTCTGTAGTTAGCACTTCTGAAACCGGATCACAGGCCTT GAAGTCTGCTACTAGTTAG
- the LOC127105428 gene encoding uncharacterized protein LOC127105428 isoform X3, giving the protein MNLALPLNLFTELGCGFVLFTCLYRFLKFLGMVLMLGFFFKILHLGWRFKGALRFLCDFGGMPRIRLCLENIIWEVSKPEVPSFENGSDPNATKKSSNIAGEKVKDSSENGSDNEWEVRDMDEVFDVNTLRKLIKIQRNKANAAFTELDHERTAASSSAHEAMSMILRLQNEKSSAEIEANQFRRMAEQRLEYDDEVIDSLHWAITRHESHRSVLEEQLRVYKEELYQHIEEDEIEQLEASLSRGKIFENEAVDSRIEQHETNVSRGKSFENEAVDSGTEQRETNVSRGKSFENEAVDSGIEQHETNVTRGKRFENEAVDSGIEQHETNVTRGKSFENEAVDSGIEQLEAEVIRDKSFENEAVDSGIEQLEAEVIRGKSSENEAVDSGIEQLEAGVNRDKSFENEALDSGMVQLESQVSRAKSFENEAVDSGMEQLEANVSRGRSFENEAVDSVVSTSETGSQAL; this is encoded by the coding sequence ATGAATCTCGCTCTCCCTTTAAATCTTTTTACCGAACTCGGATGTGGCTTCGTGCTTTTCACATGTCTCTATCGCTTTCTCAAATTTCTCGGCATGGTTTTGATGCTTGGTTTCTTTTTCAAGATTCTACACTTGGGTTGGCGTTTTAAGGGTGCACTGCGTTTCCTCTGTGATTTTGGAGGCATGCCCAGAATTCGTCTATGTTTGGAGAACATAATTTGGGAAGTTTCTAAGCCAGAGGTTCCATCTTTCGAAAATGGGTCCGACCCAAATGCGACCAAGAAGAGCTCTAATATTGCCGGAGAGAAAGTGAAAGATAGTTCGGAGAATGGGTCGGATAATGAATGGGAGGTTCGAGATATGGACGAGGTGTTTGATGTAAATACTCTGAGAAAGTTGATAAAGATTCAGCGCAACAAAGCCAATGCTGCTTTTACGGAGCTTGACCACGAACGAACAGCTGCTTCTTCATCGGCACATGAGGCAATGTCGATGATTCTCCGGCTTCAGAACGAGAAGAGCTCGGCTGAAATTGAAGCCAATCAATTCCGCAGAATGGCTGAGCAGAGATTAGAGTATGATGATGAAGTGATTGATTCTTTGCATTGGGCGATCACACGGCATGAATCTCATAGGAGTGTGTTGGAAGAGCAGTTGAGGGTTTATAAAGAAGAGCTCTATCAACATATTGAGGAGGATGAGATAGAACAACTTGAAGCCAGTCTTAGTAGGGGTAAGATATTTGAGAATGAAGCTGTTGATTCCCGGATAGAACAACATGAAACCAATGTTAGTAGGGGTAAGAGTTTTGAGAATGAAGCGGTTGATTCGGGGACAGAACAACGTGAAACCAATGTTAGTAGGGGTAAGAGTTTTGAGAATGAAGCGGTTGATTCGGGGATAGAACAACATGAAACCAATGTTACTAGGGGTAAGAGATTTGAGAATGAAGCGGTTGATTCGGGGATAGAACAACATGAAACCAATGTTACTAGGGGTAAGAGTTTTGAGAATGAAGCGGTTGATTCCGGGATAGAACAACTTGAAGCCGAAGTTATTAGGGATAAGAGTTTTGAGAATGAAGCGGTTGATTCCGGGATAGAACAACTTGAAGCCGAAGTTATTAGGGGTAAGAGTTCTGAGAATGAAGCTGTTGATTCGGGGATAGAACAACTTGAAGCCGGAGTTAATAGGGATAAGAGTTTTGAGAACGAAGCTCTTGATTCTGGGATGGTACAACTTGAATCCCAAGTTAGTAGGGCTAAGAGTTTTGAGAATGAAGCTGTTGATTCCGGGATGGAACAACTTGAAGCCAATGTTAGTAGGGGTAGGAGTTTTGAGAATGAAGCAGTTGATTCTGTAGTTAGCACTTCTGAAACCGGATCACAGGCCTTGTAA
- the LOC127105429 gene encoding L-type lectin-domain containing receptor kinase IX.1-like, whose product MAASCYYHQKTHLLAFFFVTLSLLLVLTSHATPLSFNYDNLSSDKTIAFNFSGDVSQDNQVLQLTKYEKDSLGRVTYSKLFHLWDINTGEVNDFTTRFSFTINAPNKTHHGDGITFYLAHPNFPLPVPRDGSGIGLVSRTQLSNPNYTKENPFVAVEFDTFVNDWDPKYDHVGIDVSSIATSYTTQWFTSMDERGYDAEVSYNSSSNNITVTFTGYQDNKIIQQHLSSVVNLKDHLPDWVEFGFTSATGFWWEYHTLNSWSFKSSSDFEADENGTNTGLVVGLSVIGAAAVFICVIGLVCFVKRKLRNNRMEDVLQTDLEMDNDFERSSLPRKFTYEELATATNNFAKEHKIGEGGFGGVYKGFIKDLKTHVAIKKVSKGSNQGVKEYASEVKVISQLRQKNLVQLFGWCHKQNDLLLVYEFMENGSLDSYLFKGKGLLTWPVRYNIARGLASALLYLHEECEQCVLHRDIKSSNIMLDSSFNTKLGDFGLARLMNHETESKTTVLAGTYGYLSPEAATRGKASRESDVYSFGVVALEIACGRKAIEPSLSEEHAYLVDWVWELYGVGEILKAGDSRLYGEFNEKEIERLMIVGLWCTHVDHVQRPMIRQVVQVLSFDAPLPSLPLQMHSSFSSVSSKYKNGTSTSSNSTFTGSSQSSTAFEVVSPSAALLNTYNTI is encoded by the coding sequence ATGGCAGCATCTTGCTATTATCATCAGAAAACTCATCTTCTCGCTTTCTTTTTCGTAACGTTATCACTCTTGCTAGTTCTAACATCTCATGCAACTCCATTATCATTCAACTATGACAACCTTAGTAGTGACAAAACAATTGCCTTCAATTTCTCAGGTGATGTCTCTCAAGATAACCAAGTTCTCCAACTCACAAAGTACGAGAAAGACAGTCTAGGTAGAGTCACATACTCAAAACTGTTTCATCTTTGGGACATAAACACAGGTGAAGTCAATGATTTCACTACTCGTTTCTCATTTACTATTAACGCCCCCAACAAAACCCATCACGGAGATGGAATCACCTTCTACTTGGCACACCCGAATTTTCCACTACCTGTTCCAAGAGACGGAAGTGGTATCGGTCTCGTGAGCCGAACTCAGTTGAGTAATCCAAATTACACAAAAGAAAATCCATTTGTTGCTGTGGAATTTGATACTTTTGTTAATGATTGGGATCCTAAATATGATCATGTGGGAATTGATGTTAGCTCTATCGCCACTTCTTACACGACGCAATGGTTCACTAGTATGGACGAAAGAGGATATGATGCTGAAGTTAGTTACAATTCGAGTTCAAACAACATTACTGTCACCTTCACAGGTTATCAAGATAACAAGATAATTCAACAGCACTTGTCAAGTGTTGTTAATCTGAAAGATCATCTACCTGATTGGGTTGAATTCGGATTCACTTCCGCGACAGGGTTCTGGTGGGAGTATCATACTCTTAACTCATGGTCTTTCAAGTCAAGTTCAGATTTTGAAGCTGACGAGAACGGAACAAACACAGGACTTGTCGTAGGACTTAGTGTTATCGGTGCTGCTGCTGTTTTTATCTGTGTTATCGGGTTGGTTTGTTTTGTGAAACGGAAGCTGAGGAATAACAGAATGGAGGATGTTTTGCAGACGGATCTCGAAATGGATAATGATTTTGAAAGAAGCTCTCTACCTAGGAAGTTTACCTATGAAGAACTTGCTACCGCAACCAACAACTTTGCAAAGGAACACAAAATCGGAGAGGGTGGTTTCGGAGGAGTCTACAAAGGATTCATAAAAGACTTAAAAACTCATGTTGCAATTAAGAAGGTTTCTAAGGGATCAAATCAAGGAGTAAAGGAATATGCATCTGAAGTCAAAGTTATTAGCCAACTGAGGCAAAAGAATTTGGTTCAACTCTTTGGTTGGTGCCACAAACAAAATGATCTTCTTTTAGTTTACGAGTTTATGGAAAATGGAAGCTTAGATTCTTACCTTTTCAAAGGTAAAGGTTTGTTGACATGGCCAGTGCGATACAACATAGCTAGAGGCTTAGCCTCAGCATTATTGTACCTACACGAAGAATGCGAACAATGTGTACTTCATAGAGACataaaatcaagcaatatcatGTTGGATAGTAGTTTTAACACAAAGCTCGGAGATTTCGGTTTGGCTAGACTAATGAACCATGAGACAGAATCAAAGACAACAGTTCTAGCCGGAACATATGGATATCTATCACCTGAGGCTGCAACTAGAGGTAAAGCTAGTAGAGAATCTGATGTATATAGTTTTGGAGTTGTTGCTTTGGAAATAGCTTGTGGTAGAAAAGCAATTGAACCAAGTCTTAGTGAAGAACATGCTTACTTGGTGGATTGGGTTTGGGAGCTTTATGGTGTAGGTGAAATTCTTAAAGCTGGTGATTCAAGATTGTATGGTGAATTCAATGAGAAGGAAATTGAGAGGTTGATGATTGTTGGACTTTGGTGTACTCATGTAGATCATGTTCAGAGGCCTATGATTAGACAAGTGGTTCAGGTTCTTAGTTTTGATGCTCCATTGCCTAGTCTTCCATTACAGATGCATTCATCTTTCAGTTCTGTGTCCTCTAAATACAAAAATGGGACCTCAACTTCAAGCAATAGTACCTTCACAGGTTCATCACAATCAAGCACAGCATTTGAAGTCGTTTCTCCTTCAGCTGCTCTTCTAAATACATACAACACCATTTGA